Proteins encoded within one genomic window of Papio anubis isolate 15944 chromosome X, Panubis1.0, whole genome shotgun sequence:
- the SLC25A5 gene encoding ADP/ATP translocase 2 gives MTDAAVSFAKDFLAGGVAAAISKTAVAPIERVKLLLQVQHASKQITADKQYKGIIDCVVRIPKEQGVLSFWRGNLANVIRYFPTQALNFAFKDKYKQIFLGGVDKRTQFWRYFAGNLASGGAAGATSLCFVYPLDFARTRLAADVGKAGAEREFRGLGDCLVKIYKSDGIKGLYQGFNVSVQGIIIYRAAYFGIYDTAKGMLPDPKNTHIVISWMIAQTVTAVAGLTSYPFDTVRRRMMMQSGRKGTDIMYTGTLDCWRKIARDEGGKAFFKGAWSNVLRGMGGAFVLVLYDEIKKYT, from the exons ATGACAGATGCCGCTGTGTCCTTCGCCAAGGACTTCCTGGCAGGTGGAGTGGCCGCAGCCATCTCCAAGACGGCGGTAGCGCCCATCGAGCGGGTCAAGCTGCTGCTGCAG GTGCAGCATGCCAGCAAGCAGATCACTGCAGATAAGCAATACAAAGGCATTATAGACTGCGTGGTCCGTATTCCCAAGGAGCAGGGAGTTCTGTCCTTCTGGCGCGGTAACCTGGCCAATGTCATCAGATACTTCCCCACCCAGGCTCTTAACTTCGCCTTCAAAGATAAATACAAGCAGATCTTCCTAGGTGGTGTGGACAAGAGGACCCAGTTTTGGCGCTACTTTGCAGGGAATCTGGCATCAGGTGGTGCCGCAGGGGCCACATCCCTGTGTTTTGTGTACCCTCTTGATTTTGCCCGTACCCGTCTAGCAGCTGATGTGGGTAAAGCTGGAGCTGAAAGGGAATTCCGAGGCCTCGGTGACTGCCTGGTTAAGATCTACAAATCTGATGGGATTAAGGGCCTGTACCAAGGCTTTAACGTGTCTGTGCAGGGTATTATCATCTACCGAGCCGCCTACTTCGGTATCTATGACACTGCAAAGG GAATGCTTCCGGATCCCAAGAACACTCACATCGTCATCAGCTGGATGATCGCACAGACTGTCACTGCTGTTGCTGGGTTGACTTCCTATCCATTTGATACTGTTCGCCGCCGCATGATGATGCAGTCAGGGCGCAAAGGAA CTGACATCATGTACACAGGCACGCTTGACTGCTGGAGGAAGATAGCTCGTGATGAAGGAGGCAAAGCTTTTTTCAAGGGTGCATGGTCCAATGTTCTCAGGGGCATGGGTGGTGCTTTTGTGCTTGTCTTGTATGATGAAATCAAGAAGTACACATAA